aaacacacagcgtctccacatgGCAGCGGTggtaacagagagaataaaagttatgccttctttctttgcgtgaacatctgggcggcgttatgcaaatcttcccacatagtgacgtagagatgtgggggcgtgttagaatgagccgttttaggggtgtgtggttgactcttaacttataataaagaatatctctttggatttaagactttattctttgcaactttacagatcttctttattcaccaagagcttgtaacactccaaagagaaaggaaaaattgaaatcgcatcatattacccctttaagaaaaatatgtctgTCCTGCCTGGACATGACTACTGATGATTTTGATCATGATGTGAATTTGCATGCAAGAGTTATATGTTGTTTTCTTCACTGCTGTCTTCTTCAGGAGTTACATCACCTACATGCTGTCCATCACTGTACTGTATTTAGCATTCCCTGTTATGGTTTTGCAGTCGTCCTACAATGCCATCTATGCTTATTTCAAAAAGACACACCACTTTAAGGTACTTGCACACTGCTTAGTCAACATACACTCCAATTAGACACAACTTATCTTCATTTGCTGGAACTTTGCTGTCGCCAAGTATGATTTCACATTGcatttttcatagaaaaaaaaatcataattttaattcatttggtgtatatatatatatatatataatttataatgttaagtAATTGCTGTCCCCTATGATGTTGTAAATTTCAATAATCAAATTTTATCACCCAAGTGTAATCATTGATGCATTTTGTGCAGCAAACTAAACCTGTTTAATGGGCTGTAATGAGGCTGTACTTAGTGTTGggctgtaatttgattacttttttagtaacggagtaatctaacgtgttataattttcaaaatagtaattcgagtatagttacaagccaagATCTCTATATGTTACTGCCGTGTTACATTgttgacagaatgcagtgttttataatctagagattgtaaaaaggatgtagcacacacACTGttgagtcaagtgccagtggattagagacctgcgcCCGTGAGACCGGACGCAACAGAGTGCGGTGCGAGACAACACTTGATAGGCGAGTGCAGACACTcgtgtgtgtgaaatgtgcatgctcacgaatcctcttATTATAACACACGATATGTatacattatgaaatattcattatgcatatatttattgtgttataacagagatttgtgagattgccaaaaactatgtttttttttagagattataaatgcagcgctctttgctggcattctgccaaacTATTCAGCAGAAGCCGCttgatttagttaaaaataacagtgttctgtgaatgttgatgctttaatatttatcgggagcgtgtatgctgggatttcataaatttcatggagaaaaaaagtaatgtaactagtaatgtaactaattactaactacttttgaaataaagtaatcagaacagtaacttgattacttttaaaaggagtaatcagtaatcagtaatttgattacattttcagagtaacttgcctaACATTGGTGCTTAACCCTGTACATGCAGAAGAGAGGCACGTCTCTGATGCGTGAATCAACTCACCATTAACGACGAGTAGTTGAGTGTTAATAATGTGGTTGTCCCTTCCTGTCAGCAGTTAATCGTCGCTACACACTCGTTAGAGCAGCACAAACGAGTTCATCTGCAGTGAGACTGACATGAATGTGCTTTAAGATATCCTGCTTGCATTAAGTAACGTAAGCGTCAGATTTCTGGTCTAGTTTTTCATGATGTTATAGATAAAAGCATGATTTGAGCAGtgaaaggagtgtgtgtgtgtgtgtgtgtgtgtgtgttggtgttttgtGTCAACACTTCTCCTCTCTGTCCTGCAGTTTAACACAGGTATACCTCTGAAAGCGCTGCTGTTCTGCTGGGGTCCGTATGTTCTGATGTGCACATACGCCTGCTTCGAGAACGTTAATCTGGTTTCCCCAAAGATCAGAATGGTATGAAAACACTGGTGACCTTTTAAATCTTTCACTGGCTTGATAAATCATTGTTCTCACGTTGATCTCAGTGTTGATGATGGTCGTCTGATCCTCTAGGTCCTTCCGGTGCTGGCCAAGACGTCTCCGATCTTCCACGCCATCCTGTACGCGTTCGGGAATGAGTTCTTCCGTGCAGGAGTCTGGCAGTTCCTCACCGGGCAGAAATCTGGAGACAAAAAGAAATAGTGAAAGAGCTTTAGCCATGTAATGTTGTATTCAGATGAGTCTTCAAGAGTTTACACGTGATGTGACTGTAATTCACTGTATATGTCAAATCAATGCCAACACATTTGGAGATATTTGTCCAGAATTTCACTGAATGATTATAGAAGACTGACATATGAAGCCTATTTCAGTTTCCTGCAATGTGAGAGATCACTTACACAGTTCATTCAGCACACAATCATTAACCATTTCATTGTTCTTGCCTTACTGTTTCTGTTGATCAGTGCATGAGAATCCACTATTCATGTGTAAATCTGTAAGTAACCAAAACTTGAAACCAGTGAATGAAGGTTTCAATTCAGGATTAGAAATTCTCCAGGGTTTTGTAATCTGCAGTAATTCCTCTGCACAAGGAGCTGCTCTCATATCAGTAGATTTGGGTTTCTGACGTGTGTTGAAGACCAAAGAGGATCAGGAGAGCATTACTGCAGCCAGTCACGGGGCAGCTCTCGGACCCACAGACAGACAAACTCTGAAACTACTCTGTTCCTCAGAAACACACCAGAGCAGAGCTGAAGAGGATAGTCTGTTcgttctttcattcattcaccaTGAGCTTTTTCCCTCTATTGTCTTTCTTACTCTTTTAATGCAAGTTAACTGTATGTATTGACGTCTATATGTTCACAGTCCTCCAGACTTCCTGGAATCAGGTGTTTTTAGCATTAGCTAAAAGCCAAAAAACTgaacatggcaaaaaaaaaaaaatatatatatatatatatataatttttaatgctgTTTAGAAAAGCAGGTGAAGCAGATGGAGATCATTTGGGATAAAGTACAAATTCATGGCAATGCTTTGTCTATTTTTCCAGTTATTTGCTCTTTAagctctttaaaatatattttaacaggtttcaaagcattttaataataataataataataataataataattataattactgttcaacactgattcatttcaagaaatgcacagaaaaaaatacCTTGAGCACTATTTTTAGAAAAgcagaagaaacacacacacacacacactctctctctcacacacacacacacacacacacacctgacacacactctttcactctctctctctctctctcacacacacacacacacctgacacacacacacacacacatacacacagagtgagacacctgacacacacacctgacacacacacacacctgacacacacacacttgacacacacacacctgacacaaacacacacacacacacacaactgacacacctgacacacacacacacctgacatacacacacacactcactgctcCACATCACTAGTGGGTCAGTGTCGTTACAGCAGGTACATATGATCTCTAAGCAGGATTAACTTCTTGACTCTTCTCAGAAACAGCCTTTTAAATAGACAAGAAGAGCATAAACACTCCAGAGAAACTTTCACACGGCCCTGAAGCTCTAGATTATATCACAATGAAGATTTTCCCTGAAGTTTCTCAAAGCACACCTGACAAACACTTTCTGTGACAAAGCAGATTTTTTAATGTGATTCTCTCACCTATTGCACATAAAATGATCTGGCCAATTTCTtatgattaaatgatttttaaataagatCTGCCATCAGTGGAGAGAAAATTCTGTAGTTATGTAAAATGCAAGAATAATGCAATTAATGAAACGAATAAGCGACATCTGTGTATGTAGTCTGTGGAGTCCAGTTAGTTTTATTTAGGTAAATGTTACATAATGCATAATACTTGCTTTATATTGGgaataaaagttttggtttgaCCCAAACTGAGAGACTTCATTTGTTCAAATAACAATCCTGTCTTGACCATTTATATTTAACAGTATAGGTTAAAAAAGATCAGAAAATCACTCTTTctctgcataaaaaataaaataaaaaataaaataaaaaatctttgcaaATATTCTTAATTATTTACAGATGTACAGAAAATTAGCAGATGTGTTTGTTGGTATCTTTGGACAAAGATCAGATTGTTGAATCATTAACTCTGTGAGTCCCTGCTGAGAGAAAAGACAATGTAAACAAATGCCATTCATACAAAACAACAAGAGTCTGCTGCTGTGTTTCAGCGAGTCACTGAGAGTTGAGTCTCTACACTATACAAATCATTTTACTGTGGTTATACGTGCAACACATATGGCCATGATTATTCTTCCAGATGTTTTGGAGAGTGTTCATTAATTTGTACATTCTTAACTCtagaaatgattaaataatatgtatattactCCTGTGGCATTTTCCAGCTTCTTTTCATCATTCCCTTTGTTTCAGAGTTCAAAGTTCAGATTGTTGAGCCAAACCTTTTTACTTTTACTAACCTAAATTACAACATGTGAACCCCATTACATATTATTGTTATcctaaagaaaaaacatttttagatttcAGTGTGAGCTAGTGAGCAACACAAAAATCATTTATTGCAAAGAACATTAATCTAAACATTGATAAAAGACAAGCCACatccacctgaacacacacctgtaacaatcacaatattattatttttttttactgctttgtgGCATATAAGAAATACACTGTATAACATAATATATTGTGGTGCATATGTCTTCATTGGTCTCTGACAAACCAAATCTGTGAATTAGACTTCGTTCATCTGCTTATTTCATGGCAGAAACCGCCATCTAGCGGCCAAACTGGGCAATGCTGTGCTGAAcgactgtgtgtgtatttaggcaGATCACCATTGAAAGACATTTTTAGTTCTGAAGTTTAAACCTTATTAGGCAGCATCTAACTGTCATGTTACAgactaaagtaaaagaaagagTTAATTTAATACTTATTCAGTTCAACACTCAAATATCAGTTCTTAACcttatatgtgtccctggagcacagaagcagtcgtaagtgcacaggtatatttgtagcaatagacaacaatacattgtatgggttaaaattatacatttttcttttatgctaaaaatcattaggatattaagtaaagatcattatgactggttttgtgcttcagGATCACATATACTTATAGATCAATATTATCacttcccagacagcaagcagtttcggcccagaaccggcccacatctggcatGGATTTCAAAAACCCAATATCTGACCATAACCTATTTTTACACTATGGCTGGATTTACACTgtaggtcttgatgcccaaatccgattttctgactatatctgatttttttgacgacccgcttacatcatcttttaaaagtgacccgtatccgatttttgcatttacactatacactgctgaaactaccaaacgtagacgttctgactcggaaaaaaaggaagtaaaacagcacgaaatacaatggatgcagatgcaaataaaattatacagtgttttgctttccataatatattgaaaagtcaacaaaaaaaaaaaaaatcagcaaaacaatggtctcgtacggcggagaaaaaagagcttaaaccgtgcctccccatatctcgtgaaatgtcttcaaacttatttatttctgtaacaaccctgcatttttgcctgcactgtctcttcaccccaaagacttaaaagacatgaaacctccgcattgctccactgtgtgtatccttcgtcctctatcacgcctataataagtcatgtgatctcagttggtggtgtccacctgagttgacgtcactttttttaatgacgtaagactcgcatttactggggaatatctgatttgtctgcttacatggcacacgcaaatgcacgtatccgattcatatccgatttattaccacatatgaatgaggcctgaatccgatctgagaaaatcggaatccatgcggttttttcctgcttacacattcaccggtcatatccgatctgtgccacatgagaggaaaaaatcggaattgggtcacttgaaccatgcagtgtaaatggggcctatgttgctgtctgggttgcTATGTGTGTATGTTAAATCAACTCCACTATGAAAAACTCTCAATTATCATTAGTTAGTTATGCTTATCAATATACTTCACATAAAGAGCGTatcttattgtttaattattagcAGTATTATTATCGGAAACAGCAGGCCTGTAACAGCATTACTGTGACAGTGTGAGAGGTGCAGGTGAGCGCATGATCTGTCAGCTGTCCAGCAGAGGTCAGTGTCGCGCCACTGATGCGCGCTTAACGCTTTCAGATCCGCGCGTCAAACGCGCCACTGTTCGGAGATCAAAGTTTGTTTTCGCGTAATTAATTTGTATTCAAAGAAAACgagatgaaaataaattacaaaaaataatttttgttttacatttgcagtttaatatttgtataccCAAGGCGTTTGCTTTTGCGGACATAAGAGCAgatccaaaatgtcatttaaactCTACATTTATAGCTTATGGTAGCCAACATATTCATAATTTCGCAATTCATAAACAGAGggggttttatgtttgttttacagtAACGAAACTTCCATGCGCACCTGACTGGCAGATAAACCCAACGAGATAGTAATAGATCACGCTTTCTTTTTCCGTTTTGTCAGTCACCGTATTTCAAACTCATCGACAccatttagattagattagattagattagattagattcaactttattgtcactgcacatgtaggtacaaggcaacgaaatagCATCTAACGAAATGCAGTTTGTTAATTCCTGAAGTGAACTTGTACTTTAAGTGTTTTGGACTGCTGTTTTGACCTGGGTGCAATACTTGTAAATTGTTCTAAACGCGGTGTCCGGTGTGCTACTGCTTTACTCCGCCCATTTATTAAATGTGTGTCCTCGAAAGCGCGCAGTTTTCTAACGTAATTACTTTACCTTCAGTGATATGAAATATTTCAGATGTGTCCGAAATTACCAGAACattcatatgtttttaaatgtttgatcaaAATCATTGCTAGGGATTATTTAGTAGTCGCTGGATGTTAGGCACATGTTTTAGCCCCATAATTTGCAGACAAAACACTATACAGGGGAACGGTGGCTTGTTCCCAAATGCTTTCCAAAAGATATCACGTTATTGTGTTGTCGTTATTTTgtgaattcaaatatttaaataatacttgatgATTCTATTTTTTGTCCTTTAGATAATGGCCCTCAAGCCGCCAACACTTGAATAATTTAACCTTCACACAAATACATTCTCTATAGGCTATTATCAGAATGTTCTATTGACActgaattgtgtgtgtttttaaatatctgatcCAAACTCCGAGTACATTTAACCTGGTCTGACTGGAGAGTCATGCGCTAcgattattaatgatttatttatacatctgttatttgtgtatttgtgcagCAAACAGATTGGGGTTTGCAGGCAGACGTCATGTTTTTGTGATGTGTTATCAAGACTTTGATTGATCAGTCAGAGAATTAGCAGACGGACGCAGCTGATGACCAGAGGGGAGAAATCAGAGGAAACTGATCGTGGCACAGAGTTTGTGCCCACAGCGATTCTGCTGCTTCTCATGGAAGAAAAACTAATGTGAGCGACCACTGCGCGCACACGAGAGAGCCAAACTCATGCGCGCGTAACAGGAATGTAAATGGAAAGAAACTCAGCAGAAGTGGAAATGCAGAAAGCGAAGCTCAGGACTGTACCCTCGGAGATAGAACAGTAGCGCGTCACCTATTAGACGCGCCGGACACCGGGGAAGTTCGCGCGTAAAAGCCAGACGCGTCGCTGCGCAGGAGAGGAATGAAACTGCGCTCTGAAGGACTGAAGCTCTCTTGAAGTAAACGGGCTTTTAGACAGTCATGGAGTATGACGGGTCTGCCGTTTCGGCGAAATCTGCCACCCTAAAGTTATCCGAAATGGGCGAAAGAACTAAACAGCTCGGCAGCGCGATGCAAGACCCCAACCGGCAGAGAAAGCTCATTCTGGTGATCGTCTGCGTCGCGCTTCTGCTGGACAACATGCTCTACATGGTGATCGTTCCCATCATCCCCGACTATCTCGTGGATTTGGAGACAGAGCAGGCGGCGCGCACTCATGCCAACTCTTCCGTAAGCAGAGCAAACCGGGACAATCTGGACATTCAGATTGGGGTGCTGTTCGCCTCCAAAGCCATTCTGCAGCTCATGGTCAACCCTTTGTCGGGCACCTTCATCGACCGCGTGGGGTACGACATCCCGCTGCTGATCGGGCTGCTGATCATGTTCGTCTCCACCTGCATCTTCGCGTTCGCGGAGAACTACGGGACGCTGTTCGCGGCGCGCAGCCTGCAGGGTCTGGGCTCGGCGTTCGCAGACACCTCCGGGATCGCGATGATCGCGGACAGATACACGGAGGAAGCGGAGCGGAGCCGCGCGCTGGGCGTCGCGCTCGCCTTCATCTCGTTCGGGAGTCTCGTGGCGCCTCCGTTCGGCGGAGTTCTGTACGAGTTCGCAGGGAAACGCGTCCCGTTCATAGTACTGGCCTCTGTGTGCCTGGCGGACGGCGTTTTGCTCCTGACTGTGATCAGACCGTTCTCTAACGGCGCGCGCGCGAACATGCCGGTCGGGACGCCCATCTACCGGCTCATGACGGACCCGTACATCGCCGTGGTGGCGGGCGCGCTGACCGTCTGCAACATCCCGCTGGCGTTCCTGGAGCCCACCATCTCCAGCTGGATGGAGAGCACGATGAACGCCTCAAAGTGGGAGATGGGTCTGATCTGGCTGCCCGCCTTCTTCCCGCACGTGCTCGGGGTTTACGTCACCGTCCGGTTGGCCGCCAGATACCCGGAGCTGCAGTGGTTCTACGGCGCGCTCGGGATGGTGATCATCGGGGGCAGCTCCTGCACGGTGCCCGCCTGCAGGACCCCCGGCCAGCTGATGCTCCCGCTGTGCGGCGTCTGCTTCGGCATCGCGCTGGTGGACACGGCGCTGCTGCCCACGCTGGCCTTCCTGGTGGACGTGCGTCACGTGTCCGTCTACGGCAGCGTCTATGCCATCGCGGACATCTCGTACTCTCTCGCCTACGCTTTGGGGCCTGTAGTCGCAGGGCAGATCGTGCACAACCTGGGTTTCGTTCAGCTGAACCTAGGCATGGGTCTGGTGAACGTGCTTTACGCGCCGGCGCTGCTGCTGCTCCGCTGCGTGTGCCAGATGAAGAAGTCCTGCTCCGAGAGGAACGTGCTGCTGGAGGAAGAACCCAAGGGACTCTACGACTCCATCCGCATGCAGGAGCGCAGACTCCGGAGGAAGGGCTTGTGCACGACGACCGTGAACGAGAACGAGCTCTCCGAGACACCCAGGTCTCTCTCGGAGGAGGAATCGTCGGGACCCGAGCTCACTTAACTACAGAGATTATATCGCAAACGTTCAGCTCTGATGTGCAATATTTATTCCCTCCCTCATGACTGTGTCCGATCAGAGATCGAAACGATCACATTTGTCTCTGAGCGACTTTCTCTCGTGTAGTGTGTAGAAGATGTGAGTAGATGTAACTGCACAAAACCCAAATAAAACCAATAGTCATATTTCCATACATGGGCCTTTTTACTGACTGAATCACTACTAATAAATGTGGCAACGAATTAACTTTTGtcgttttttatattaatttaaattctcAAAAGTCCTAAGAAGGATCTTTAATCGACAGCCGAAGAGTTTTGTGTCCGTCTGGATTTGTGTGAGTTTCATCCCTTTGCATGGAAACGAAATATATAATCTGGACCTGTTCTGTTAAAGTTGGAACAAATATTAGCAAATTATAAAGACAATTTATTTAGTAACAGCtctgaaaaaaatacatctttCCCCTATAAAATTTGAACCTAAATAACAACCTTTTCCCCTTTCAACAAAAAACAACGAGAAAAATGTAACGTTTCactgttcattattttatatgatgaaaatatactttattaatcAGAACTTACCTATGTTTTCTAATTGCATACaaaccagataaaaaaaaaaaagctataggTAAAgagcattaaatattttgtctagCACAATACGTTGGTGGAACAGAAGAAAGATGCAGCTCTGGAAACACCTGCTGGAGCGTCAGCGCGAGTAACGGGCGCGGGGGGCGGAGTCACGGACACCGGACACCGGACAACGGAGCCACAGAGCTACTGACAGACAGCTGACGCGCCGCCGGAGACACAGACACCGATCACACAGGTGAGCTATACATCAGCTCATTCATTCTGCTGAATTTACACAATTTATAAAGGaagaattttgaatttatttctctAGTGATTAGTATTTGAcagtttatataaaacaataaaaataaaactgtagttCTGTCAATGTACACCTGATTCAAGCTGCCATTGTTGATTCTAAGATTtaatctcttttattttttattttatttttttaaataaaagcaaataaagtgATGTAtcggatgtttttatcagatctGCAAGTGTGAAGGCTGGACTGTACCTGTAGCTCAATGTCCCATTTACTGATTAATCCTAACATCA
Above is a window of Cyprinus carpio isolate SPL01 unplaced genomic scaffold, ASM1834038v1 S000006674, whole genome shotgun sequence DNA encoding:
- the LOC109073174 gene encoding probable vesicular acetylcholine transporter-B codes for the protein MEYDGSAVSAKSATLKLSEMGERTKQLGSAMQDPNRQRKLILVIVCVALLLDNMLYMVIVPIIPDYLVDLETEQAARTHANSSVSRANRDNLDIQIGVLFASKAILQLMVNPLSGTFIDRVGYDIPLLIGLLIMFVSTCIFAFAENYGTLFAARSLQGLGSAFADTSGIAMIADRYTEEAERSRALGVALAFISFGSLVAPPFGGVLYEFAGKRVPFIVLASVCLADGVLLLTVIRPFSNGARANMPVGTPIYRLMTDPYIAVVAGALTVCNIPLAFLEPTISSWMESTMNASKWEMGLIWLPAFFPHVLGVYVTVRLAARYPELQWFYGALGMVIIGGSSCTVPACRTPGQLMLPLCGVCFGIALVDTALLPTLAFLVDVRHVSVYGSVYAIADISYSLAYALGPVVAGQIVHNLGFVQLNLGMGLVNVLYAPALLLLRCVCQMKKSCSERNVLLEEEPKGLYDSIRMQERRLRRKGLCTTTVNENELSETPRSLSEEESSGPELT